Proteins encoded together in one Cicer arietinum cultivar CDC Frontier isolate Library 1 chromosome 4, Cicar.CDCFrontier_v2.0, whole genome shotgun sequence window:
- the LOC105851900 gene encoding uncharacterized protein — translation MCPPVDKVKTKGAPKKGKSKISKRDKSTKRDPSWWEYVDASVRCSGTNALTKLTPRPSVSKVQQPKVLIFKEWLPVEIHKFIDDIIDVGEDGNCGYRAVAALLGMGENFWAFIRQECVVELQEVMSHYEIIYGGQIFVQQLIRNVYVEHVATLDNWMTLPEMRYVIASKFNLVFVALSLNQSETFFPLRSLPPTPISDHRMIVIAFVNNCHFVQVYLKPNSPIPPPSNLWRKYCTEETR, via the exons ATGTGTCCACCTGTTGACAAGGTTAAAACAAAGGGTGCACCGAAAAAAGGCAAAAGTAAGATatcaaaaagagataaatcaacCAAGCGTGATCCATCTTGGTGGGAATATGTGGATGCAAGTGTTCGATGCAGTGGCACAAATGCAT TAACAAAGCTCACACCTCGACCATCAGTCAGCAAAGTTCAACAACCGAAAGTTCTTATCTTCAAGGAATGGTTGCCGGTTGAAATTCACAAATTCATAGATGACATTATTGACGTGGGTGAGGATGGTAATTGTGGATATCGTGCAGTTGCAGCTTTACTTGGAATGGGTGAGAACTTTTGGGCATTCATTCGTCAAGAGTGTGTGGTAGAGCTTCAAGAAGTCATGTCTCATTACGAGATAATATATGGTGGACAAATTTTTGTTCAACAACTTATACGCAATGTATATGTTGAACATGTTGCAACTTTGGATAATTGGATGACACTTCCAGAAATGAGATATGTGATTGCTTCGAAATTTAACTTGGTTTTCGTCGCATTATCACTTAACCAATCAGAAACATTTTTTCCACTTAGAAGTCTACCACCAACACCTATTTCAGATCATCGTATGATAGTTATTGCATTTGTTAATAACTGTCATTTTGTGCAG gTTTATTTAAAGCCAAATTCTCCTATACCACCACCAAGTAATTTGTGGAGAAAATATTGCACAGAAGAAACACGTTAG